One Hugenholtzia roseola DSM 9546 genomic window carries:
- the hflX gene encoding GTPase HflX yields MIEHNTIKSETAVLVTLVNQNQPLHKAEEYLSELAFLAETLGIETKKSFYQKLENPDTNTFVGSGKLAEIKAYAKAHQVDTIIFDDELSPRHVRNLERDLECEKEGIAIFDRSTLILEIFKYRAQTAQAKTQVELARYQYLLPRLTRMWTHLSRQRGGIGQRGAGEKEIETDRRLVRDRISLLKEKLKKIEQQDQTRRKERDKIVRVALVGYTNVGKSTLMRLLTKADVFAENKLFATVDATVRKVKWEGIPFLLTDTVGFIRKLPTTLIESFKSTLQEVVDADVLVHVVDISHPAFEEHIRVVNQTLLEIKAANKPTLLVFNKIDQHKADLQIGQNYIIYPPSLDELKESYLAKDEQNTVFISAAQNENIDELRTKLLELIAKRHFQIYPNYKRPTGWGDMPKEETADWE; encoded by the coding sequence ATGATAGAACACAATACGATAAAATCGGAAACCGCCGTACTTGTTACGCTTGTCAATCAGAATCAGCCCTTGCATAAGGCGGAAGAATACCTAAGCGAACTCGCCTTTTTAGCTGAAACCTTAGGCATCGAAACCAAAAAAAGTTTTTACCAAAAATTAGAAAATCCCGACACCAACACCTTTGTAGGCAGTGGAAAATTAGCCGAAATCAAAGCCTATGCAAAAGCCCACCAAGTAGATACCATCATCTTTGACGACGAACTCTCGCCCCGTCATGTCCGAAACTTAGAGCGCGACCTCGAATGTGAAAAAGAAGGCATCGCGATTTTTGATAGAAGCACCCTTATCTTAGAAATTTTTAAGTATCGCGCCCAAACTGCACAAGCCAAGACACAGGTAGAACTGGCACGCTATCAATACCTACTACCACGCCTGACCCGCATGTGGACACACCTTTCCCGACAAAGAGGGGGTATTGGGCAGCGCGGAGCAGGGGAAAAGGAAATCGAAACCGACCGCCGTTTGGTGCGCGATAGAATCTCGCTTCTCAAAGAAAAGCTCAAAAAAATAGAGCAGCAAGACCAAACACGCCGCAAGGAGCGCGATAAAATCGTCCGCGTAGCCTTAGTAGGCTATACCAACGTCGGAAAGTCGACTTTAATGCGATTGCTCACAAAAGCCGATGTCTTTGCCGAAAACAAACTCTTTGCCACAGTAGATGCCACTGTCCGAAAGGTAAAATGGGAGGGGATTCCCTTTCTGCTCACCGATACGGTAGGTTTTATCCGAAAATTGCCCACTACCCTGATAGAAAGTTTCAAATCTACTTTGCAGGAAGTAGTAGATGCCGACGTGCTGGTGCATGTCGTAGATATTTCGCACCCTGCCTTCGAAGAGCATATTCGGGTAGTGAATCAGACTTTATTAGAAATTAAGGCTGCCAATAAGCCTACTTTGTTGGTTTTCAATAAGATAGACCAACACAAGGCAGATTTGCAAATCGGACAAAACTACATCATCTATCCCCCTTCTTTGGACGAACTCAAAGAAAGTTATTTGGCGAAAGACGAACAAAATACGGTCTTTATTTCGGCAGCGCAAAACGAAAACATAGACGAACTGCGCACCAAACTTTTGGAACTCATTGCCAAACGCCATTTTCAAATCTATCCGAACTACAAACGTCCCACTGGCTGGGGCGATATGCCCAAAGAGGAAACCGCCGATTGGGAGTAA